A single region of the Demequina sp. genome encodes:
- a CDS encoding M17 family metallopeptidase, with product MRGADEATTASGIAAAEPGVRAAIIARDLANTPAGFLTATNIGEEAQRLGAAYGFEVQVFDKAALIELGCGGLLGVNAGSTEEPRMVVLRYRGGGDRHLGLVGKGIMYDSGGISLKPSDPMHLLMKIDMGGAAAVLGAFTALRDLGVTANVSGWLMCTDNMPSGSATKLGDVLVARGGKTVEVKNTDAEGRLVMMDGLVLATEDEVDAVIDIATLTGAALMALGKSRAALFGNDQDLVDQVKAAAEVVDEPVWQMPLEKKYRKQLDSDIADIANLGGTFAGATTAALFLNEFVGDTPWAHVDIAGTMQAEADESWRTTGATGYGARLLAQVAKEF from the coding sequence GTGAGGGGGGCGGATGAGGCGACCACAGCGTCGGGTATAGCGGCCGCCGAACCGGGCGTGCGAGCGGCGATCATCGCTCGCGACCTCGCGAACACCCCCGCCGGCTTCCTCACGGCCACGAACATCGGCGAGGAGGCCCAACGCCTCGGCGCCGCGTACGGCTTCGAGGTGCAGGTGTTCGACAAGGCGGCTCTGATCGAGCTCGGCTGCGGCGGGCTGCTGGGCGTCAACGCGGGCAGCACAGAGGAGCCGCGGATGGTGGTGTTGCGCTATCGCGGAGGCGGTGACCGCCATTTGGGGCTCGTGGGCAAGGGCATCATGTATGACTCCGGCGGCATCTCGCTCAAGCCGTCGGACCCGATGCACCTGCTCATGAAAATCGACATGGGCGGTGCCGCGGCCGTGCTCGGCGCATTCACCGCGCTGCGCGATCTCGGCGTCACGGCGAACGTCTCCGGCTGGCTCATGTGCACGGACAACATGCCGTCCGGCTCCGCCACCAAGCTCGGCGACGTGCTCGTTGCGCGCGGCGGCAAGACCGTTGAGGTCAAGAACACCGACGCTGAGGGTCGCCTCGTGATGATGGACGGCCTCGTGCTCGCCACCGAGGACGAGGTGGATGCGGTCATCGACATCGCGACGCTCACCGGGGCGGCGCTGATGGCGCTCGGCAAGTCGCGCGCGGCCCTGTTCGGAAACGACCAGGACCTCGTGGATCAGGTGAAGGCGGCGGCGGAAGTTGTGGACGAGCCCGTCTGGCAGATGCCTCTCGAGAAGAAGTACCGCAAGCAGCTGGACTCCGACATTGCCGACATCGCCAACCTTGGCGGAACCTTCGCCGGAGCGACCACGGCCGCGCTGTTCCTCAACGAGTTCGTTGGCGACACGCCGTGGGCGCATGTGGATATAGCAGGAACAATGCAGGCCGAGGCCGACGAGTCGTGGCGCACGACGGGCGCGACCGGCTACGGCGCGCGGCTGCTGGCGCAGGTGGCGAAGGAGTTCTAA
- a CDS encoding LCP family protein: MSTAGGSGRPDQHGAPGARRPMPPSIQPRKPTTPQAPPPTRAPSQRPATKPAPASGTPKGPPQGPQKPAQKPRKKRRWGRRLGVAAIALLLVALTLAFLSYTWINARIQHVDALSGAANTAGETYLIVGSDSREGWKYDDGTSGARTDTIMVLHKAPNGVTSLISIPRDSYVTIPGHKKNKINAAFAIGGAQLLVETVEELTGLTIDAYMEVGLTGVADLVDSLGGVKLCYKEDVDDWRSKLKWEAGCHVADGDTALAFARMRYSDPLGDIGRAARQRQLVAAVVDGVFTRAVVANPFKAMDVAGAGLQAFRVSDGTGPFDLLQIARTFRSAQGDQAVTGTPPIKDWGYHVKGVGSTVLLDPDKLDQFWEDVATGAFEPGSQVGGLE; the protein is encoded by the coding sequence GTGAGCACGGCTGGGGGTTCGGGAAGGCCCGACCAACACGGCGCCCCCGGCGCGCGGCGGCCCATGCCGCCGTCGATCCAGCCGCGAAAGCCCACCACGCCGCAGGCGCCACCCCCCACCAGGGCGCCAAGCCAGCGTCCCGCAACCAAGCCGGCGCCAGCGTCGGGCACGCCAAAGGGACCGCCGCAGGGACCGCAGAAGCCGGCGCAGAAGCCAAGGAAAAAGCGCCGCTGGGGGCGGCGGCTGGGCGTCGCCGCAATCGCGCTGCTGCTCGTCGCGCTGACCCTCGCGTTCCTCAGCTATACCTGGATCAACGCCCGCATTCAGCACGTGGACGCGCTGAGCGGCGCGGCGAACACGGCGGGGGAGACGTACCTCATCGTCGGCTCCGATTCGCGCGAGGGCTGGAAGTACGACGACGGGACATCGGGCGCGCGCACCGACACGATCATGGTGCTGCACAAGGCGCCGAACGGCGTCACGAGCCTCATCTCGATCCCACGCGACTCCTACGTCACCATCCCCGGGCACAAGAAGAACAAGATCAACGCGGCGTTCGCGATCGGGGGAGCGCAGCTGCTCGTCGAGACGGTCGAGGAGCTCACCGGGCTCACGATCGACGCCTACATGGAGGTGGGCCTCACCGGCGTTGCGGATCTCGTGGACTCCCTCGGTGGCGTGAAGCTTTGCTACAAGGAGGACGTCGACGACTGGCGCTCCAAGCTCAAGTGGGAGGCCGGCTGTCACGTCGCGGACGGCGACACGGCTCTCGCCTTCGCGCGCATGCGGTACAGCGATCCACTCGGCGATATCGGGCGCGCGGCGCGGCAGCGTCAGCTTGTCGCGGCCGTCGTTGACGGCGTGTTTACCAGGGCCGTTGTCGCGAACCCATTCAAGGCCATGGACGTCGCGGGCGCAGGACTGCAGGCCTTCCGCGTGAGCGACGGCACGGGCCCCTTCGACCTGCTGCAGATAGCGCGCACGTTCCGCTCCGCGCAGGGCGATCAGGCTGTCACGGGCACGCCGCCCATCAAGGACTGGGGCTATCACGTCAAGGGCGTGGGCTCCACGGTGCTCCTCGATCCCGACAAGCTGGACCAGTTCTGGGAGGACGTCGCCACGGGCGCCTTCGAGCCGGGAAGCCAGGTGGGCGGGCTCGAGTAG
- a CDS encoding DUF2236 domain-containing protein — translation MTRLRDRLGEALFERVAGPEGPAARARVHGTPGPRWFEPGSAIRRVHGDASAYVGGLRALLLQSLHPLAMAGVAGHSGYRGDPWGRLARTSTFLAFTTFGAAEDAQAMVDRVRAAHDRVRGKTADGRPYRASDPHLLTWVHIAEADSFLAAHQRYGERPLDAAGADEYVAQSGRVAMALGAVDVPRTVAELEQFIDAYRPELESSPAALDTAAFLLKEPPLPWAARQPYRLIASGAVALLPDWARAELNLGGPLNRAVGPLAGAIATKAVRWGMGDAQRRRERGFSGH, via the coding sequence GTGACAAGACTTCGGGACCGGTTGGGCGAGGCGCTCTTTGAGCGCGTCGCGGGCCCCGAGGGGCCCGCTGCGCGGGCGCGCGTCCACGGCACGCCTGGGCCGCGCTGGTTCGAACCCGGTAGCGCCATTCGCCGCGTTCACGGGGATGCGTCTGCGTATGTTGGCGGCCTGCGCGCGCTGCTGCTGCAGTCGCTGCACCCGCTCGCGATGGCGGGGGTCGCCGGGCATTCCGGGTATCGCGGCGACCCGTGGGGGCGCCTCGCGCGCACCTCGACGTTCCTCGCGTTCACCACCTTTGGGGCGGCCGAAGACGCGCAGGCCATGGTGGACCGCGTGCGGGCCGCGCATGACCGGGTGCGCGGAAAGACCGCCGACGGCCGTCCCTACCGCGCGAGCGATCCGCACCTGCTGACCTGGGTGCACATCGCGGAGGCGGACTCCTTCCTCGCCGCCCACCAGCGGTACGGGGAACGGCCCCTCGACGCGGCAGGGGCCGACGAGTACGTGGCCCAGTCCGGGCGGGTGGCGATGGCGCTGGGCGCCGTGGACGTGCCGCGCACGGTCGCGGAGCTGGAGCAGTTCATCGACGCCTACAGGCCGGAGCTCGAGTCGAGCCCCGCGGCGCTCGACACCGCGGCCTTCCTCCTGAAGGAGCCACCCCTCCCCTGGGCCGCGCGGCAGCCGTACCGCCTCATAGCGTCGGGCGCGGTGGCGCTGCTGCCCGACTGGGCGCGAGCGGAACTGAACCTTGGAGGGCCGCTCAACCGCGCCGTCGGGCCGCTTGCCGGAGCCATCGCCACCAAGGCGGTGCGCTGGGGCATGGGTGATGCGCAAAGGCGGCGCGAGCGCGGCTTCAGCGGGCACTGA
- a CDS encoding O-antigen ligase family protein translates to MNLTSGRSRDLLTIWTVLLLVSGQGFRYLMGVAGYAALAVLTVVALFLAFRPTWTKLKPPLLIGCFVGLAALTILWSGTRAITALAVGTLVLTTAIALMTARGTTSGHFMVLLYRGLQASLAAGIAFELVVAIFVRHPIPPLVSDFAKVASEHASDTDRWWSENLLFEGGPIQGFVGNRNPFGAIALLAGIMAVIMLFERRVRRADALVTVVAALAVHLLTRSATVTVAILYVLVLSGAAIAIRRAPVRWKRPISFTTLALTAAGAVLTIKYRDLIFEALDRSPDATHRADIWEQVVHFAIQRPEGWGYVGYWPIWDEPYKSIVDSTGVVAAHAHNAYLDAWLQTGLIGMVLFLVIMVLLFGGTWRLVERASRGDTYIPLAWALLAAAMAIQGLTESRPLVEGGWYLIVALFCLGPQLFTLTIVDEELVHYGSRDREPAPKWWTRDQS, encoded by the coding sequence GTGAACCTCACGTCCGGCCGATCGCGCGATCTGCTGACGATCTGGACCGTGCTGCTGCTCGTGTCCGGGCAGGGGTTTCGCTACCTCATGGGCGTGGCGGGCTACGCCGCACTGGCCGTTCTCACCGTGGTCGCCCTGTTCCTGGCCTTCCGCCCAACGTGGACCAAGCTCAAGCCCCCGCTGCTCATCGGCTGCTTCGTGGGTCTCGCCGCTCTCACGATCCTGTGGTCGGGGACGCGCGCCATCACGGCGCTTGCGGTCGGGACCCTCGTTCTGACGACCGCGATCGCGCTCATGACCGCACGGGGCACCACGAGCGGCCACTTTATGGTGCTGCTATACCGCGGCCTCCAGGCGAGCCTCGCCGCCGGGATCGCATTCGAACTCGTCGTCGCGATCTTTGTTCGCCACCCCATCCCTCCGCTCGTGAGCGACTTCGCCAAGGTCGCCTCGGAGCACGCCTCCGACACGGACAGATGGTGGTCGGAGAACCTGCTGTTCGAGGGCGGCCCCATCCAAGGCTTCGTGGGCAACCGCAACCCGTTCGGCGCGATCGCGCTGCTTGCGGGGATCATGGCCGTGATCATGCTCTTTGAGCGGCGGGTGAGGAGGGCCGACGCTCTCGTCACCGTTGTCGCCGCCCTTGCCGTTCACCTCTTGACGCGTTCGGCGACGGTGACGGTGGCCATCCTCTACGTGTTGGTGCTCTCGGGCGCCGCGATCGCGATCCGGCGGGCTCCCGTGCGGTGGAAGCGACCCATCTCCTTCACCACCCTGGCGCTCACGGCCGCGGGCGCCGTCCTCACGATCAAGTACAGGGACCTGATCTTCGAGGCGCTCGACCGTTCGCCTGATGCCACGCATCGTGCCGACATCTGGGAGCAGGTGGTCCACTTTGCGATCCAGCGCCCAGAAGGGTGGGGCTACGTGGGGTACTGGCCCATCTGGGACGAACCCTATAAGTCCATCGTCGACTCGACGGGGGTCGTCGCCGCCCACGCGCACAACGCCTACCTCGACGCGTGGCTCCAGACCGGGCTGATCGGGATGGTGCTGTTCCTCGTCATCATGGTGCTGCTGTTCGGCGGGACGTGGCGTCTGGTGGAGCGCGCCTCGCGCGGCGACACCTACATCCCGCTCGCGTGGGCGCTGCTAGCTGCCGCGATGGCCATTCAGGGGCTCACCGAGTCGCGCCCGCTCGTGGAGGGCGGGTGGTACCTGATCGTCGCCCTGTTCTGCCTTGGCCCGCAGCTGTTCACCCTGACCATCGTGGACGAGGAACTCGTGCACTACGGCTCACGGGATCGCGAGCCCGCGCCGAAGTGGTGGACCCGCGATCAGTCCTGA
- a CDS encoding SLC13 family permease has protein sequence MTPIEITFIILGLAVVAFMTGRIPIAIVAVGVSVALWATGVLELNQALAGFGDPTVIFIASLFIVSDALDATGVTAWAGQQAVTRGGTKRVPLLITVSLLVALLTALISVNGAVAALVPLVVVVAVRAGLSPSQLLMPMAFAAHAGSLLALTGTPVNIIVSEAAVDAGERPFGYVEFAWVGIPLVVGSILIMALFGGKLLPHHNPAELPADIAALTLALRAEYVVPDEQELIGTVKGVTEVVIPPRSELIGTHLFAGQATPSGDLVVLGVNRGGEPVDGPSAVLAAGDSVLVRGTWAHLEQHTSGPDVLVVNDPVSLRKSVPLGPGAKRAIVILVAMVLLLVTNAVPPVMAGLLAAGAVILSGVFTPLRAYKAVQWTTVLLVAGMIPLSTAFTSTGAADLIATHLMDAIGNAPAQVALLAICLLTMVLGQLISNMATVLIMLPISVALAHDLNLSVLPFLMALTVAGAAAFLTPVATPANTMIYEPGNYKFGDYWKLGLPLLLLFLAVAVLLVPVIWPF, from the coding sequence GTGACGCCGATCGAGATCACCTTCATCATCTTGGGGCTCGCGGTGGTTGCGTTCATGACCGGCAGAATTCCGATCGCGATCGTCGCCGTCGGCGTGTCCGTCGCCCTGTGGGCTACCGGGGTGCTCGAGCTCAACCAGGCTCTCGCCGGCTTTGGCGATCCCACGGTGATCTTCATCGCGAGCCTGTTCATCGTCAGCGACGCCCTCGATGCGACCGGCGTGACCGCGTGGGCGGGGCAGCAGGCCGTCACGCGGGGCGGCACCAAACGCGTCCCGCTGCTCATCACGGTCAGCCTGCTCGTTGCTCTGCTCACCGCCCTGATCTCGGTGAACGGCGCGGTCGCGGCCCTGGTGCCGCTCGTCGTGGTCGTCGCCGTTCGCGCGGGCCTTTCGCCCTCGCAGCTGCTCATGCCCATGGCGTTCGCGGCGCACGCGGGATCCCTGCTTGCGCTGACCGGAACTCCGGTCAACATCATCGTGTCCGAGGCGGCGGTCGATGCCGGCGAGCGGCCCTTCGGCTACGTCGAGTTCGCGTGGGTCGGCATCCCGCTCGTCGTGGGCTCGATCCTCATCATGGCGCTGTTCGGCGGCAAGCTCTTGCCGCACCACAACCCGGCCGAGCTGCCTGCGGACATCGCGGCGCTCACGCTTGCGCTGCGGGCGGAGTACGTCGTTCCCGACGAGCAGGAGCTCATCGGCACGGTCAAGGGCGTGACGGAGGTGGTGATCCCGCCGCGCTCCGAGCTCATCGGCACGCATCTCTTCGCGGGGCAGGCGACGCCATCCGGCGACCTCGTGGTGCTCGGCGTCAACCGGGGAGGCGAGCCCGTTGACGGCCCCAGCGCCGTGCTCGCGGCCGGCGATTCCGTGCTCGTGCGCGGGACGTGGGCGCACCTGGAGCAGCACACGTCCGGCCCAGACGTTCTCGTGGTCAACGACCCCGTCAGCCTGCGCAAGTCGGTCCCGCTGGGCCCGGGAGCCAAGCGCGCGATCGTCATCCTCGTGGCGATGGTGCTGCTGCTCGTCACCAACGCGGTGCCGCCCGTGATGGCGGGCCTGCTCGCCGCCGGCGCCGTCATCCTCTCGGGTGTCTTCACGCCCCTCCGCGCGTACAAGGCGGTGCAGTGGACCACCGTGCTGCTCGTCGCCGGCATGATTCCGCTGTCCACGGCCTTCACCTCAACGGGAGCCGCGGACCTCATCGCGACCCACCTGATGGACGCCATCGGCAACGCCCCCGCGCAGGTGGCGCTGCTCGCTATCTGCCTGCTCACCATGGTGCTCGGCCAGCTCATCTCCAACATGGCCACCGTGCTCATCATGCTGCCTATCTCGGTGGCGCTCGCCCACGACCTGAACCTGTCCGTGCTCCCGTTCCTGATGGCGCTCACGGTCGCGGGGGCAGCGGCCTTCCTGACGCCCGTCGCGACCCCGGCGAACACGATGATCTATGAGCCGGGCAACTACAAGTTCGGCGATTACTGGAAGCTCGGCCTCCCTTTGCTCTTGCTGTTCCTCGCAGTCGCAGTGCTGCTCGTGCCGGTCATCTGGCCCTTCTAG